Proteins encoded by one window of Microcoleus sp. FACHB-831:
- a CDS encoding phage holin family protein: protein MHLTDVLITWLVTSASLLLITKLPLGVEVDNPGIGYISAAVFGILNTAISFVLLTVPNTLTFGIYGFFAKIFTLGLFSFALNVIALTIAAKLITGFRLEKGIVTAVFAAIALAIVSNLISTVLIGQPQLA from the coding sequence ATGCATTTAACTGATGTTCTGATTACTTGGCTGGTAACATCTGCCAGCTTGTTGCTTATTACGAAATTGCCTTTGGGAGTAGAAGTTGATAACCCCGGAATTGGTTATATTTCGGCAGCAGTTTTTGGGATTCTAAATACTGCTATCAGTTTCGTATTGTTGACAGTACCTAATACGCTAACGTTTGGGATATACGGCTTTTTTGCCAAGATATTCACTTTGGGCTTATTCTCGTTTGCTCTAAACGTGATTGCACTTACTATCGCCGCTAAGTTAATTACTGGTTTCCGTTTAGAGAAGGGGATTGTAACTGCTGTATTCGCAGCGATCGCTCTTGCAATTGTCAGTAACTTAATTAGCACCGTTCTAATTGGGCAGCCACAACTTGCATAA